TGATTTCGGTATGAAATATCATAAcccaaaattatttttttattataagctgtgaaatatttatttctgattttctgttttataaattgtattccaaatccgtactgggcgtttggctcatgccgtattttTTTCCGGTAGGTGCATAGGGGAAATCTTGGACTGTGCTATGGAGAGCAACCCCATTTATTGATTAAAATTTTGGACTTTATCAATatctagacttaattatttatttagagattttaacatttatatttttggtttagacagtttgttgatttaatattatttttggagattttacactgtttatttattgtttagaaatatattagtgctctgtttgcaggtttatgaTAGGTAATACCTCCTTCTAATTTTTAAGAAGGGGTGTTACAAACTAGTAGTATTCAACTCCCATTCTTCCAAAAACAGCTCTGCTCCCACCTTCCCATCTAAAGCTGCAAACGAACAGAACCGAGCCGAGTTCTGTCCGAGCCGAGCCGagcataatttttttaaaaatgaacCGAGCCCAGCTGAGTTTAAAAACCCAACCGAAAAAAATGTTTACGATCGGTTCGTTTATAAAGGAGCCGAGCCGGACACGAGTTTGCTCACGAATAACCGAGCCGAACCGAACTCGATCCGAGTCGGGTTGTTCACTAATAGTTCGCATATATTTTTTAATCGACCAAGCTTAAGGTATAATTTATAACTTTATAATTTTTATGGAGATCAAATACTAATTTCATCTACAATTATATACTCACACTCACACTCCACACTTATCAATTTTTTGCACTAGtcgagttttaagaacaaaatcatttttattttaaattaatgaGACATTCATAACTTTAGAAATTATACATTACTTTTAAATTGTTGATGTCGATTGTCAAAAATTATCTTatgtttttcttaaaaatattataatttattttaagaactcactattttaatttatttgaaaTTGTAATTTTGATCGATTTTATCATAGACCCCTCTAATAAAAGTGTGAGGTGAAATTTAGTGTTAAGTTTAATTAGAAATTATTTGTTAAAGTAATCAAGCTCTAGTTATATgtatgaaattaattaaattatttattgttaaaatatatattgAATTTTTATAACATTAATCATTATACTTTAAAattagtattaaattttaattaaaaaaatttaaaatctttataaaagtgattagtaaatatttattactccctcagtcccttccaattgtttacatttctgggGAAGTGTCCGGCAcacattttaaggtgcataaaaagtatagttatgtaacttatttttacaattttctttttttgaataaaagttgaatattttaatttttattcagaaaaataaaattgtaaaaaaaattacagaactatactttatatgcaccttaaaatgcgtgtcggccactctctaaaaaatgtaaacaattgaaagggacggagggagtatatgttatatttaaaaaattatctgAACCGAGTTACCGAGTTAGAGCCGAGTCCGAGCTAAACGAGCCGAGTCCGAGCCGAATATTaaaaaactcggctcggctcgattaATTATCTGAGCTTATATTTTTGTTCGCGATCGGCTCGTTCAAGAAAACGAGCCTAGCCGAGTTCACTTAAACGAGCCGATCCCGAGTTTTGTTCACGAACGGCTCTGTTCATTTGCAGCTCTATTCCCATCCAATCTTACAAGGATTCGATTCATTAAGAAGTGGATATGGATTTTCACTCGTCGATAAAAACCACATCCGAACTACTAAACTTATACATTTATacattatttatatatataaataaaatttaactataatcaattaataaaattaatttatatgtattgatattctaattttataagttattttattgTATTTTCACATTAACTATTATTTCATCACATTAAAATTTCTTGTACACACCACATGTTATCATATTCAAATGAGTGAATCATGTATGTCACAAATTATTTTCATACATAATATTTTAGTTATTCACAATTCAcaacatttttttttattttaatttttgaaattgacatatataattaattcatatattTCTGAAATTACAATATTTTTcttttatgtatttattttataattatctTAAACTGAACTATTTtcacatatttttttttaaaaaattattttcacaacaCCTCTAACTTAAAATAGTTTCTTGTGCttaagtttttttttattattgaaccatgttaaattaaaattattcatCTCAAAAAATTTAAATGGATCCAGTGGTCTGATCCGATAATCGAAGATCCTAATGAATTTGTTTATGAATTACGCTATTAAAAATCTGAAATTGATCCAATCTCAATCCAATCCAACAATTTAAATGAATATGAATATGAATTTAATCAAATCCAATCCACATTTGAACACCAGCACAAGGATAACTTAGTCTGGTTCACATTGTATATCTCCTAAAAAGGCACTTACGCTTCAATTCGACAGAAATGGAATGAAATTTTATCATGTTTTACTAAAATTGCACCAAAATTTCCATCCTATTTTAGCCAATATTATTGTatggtaataattctattttaaatgAAAAATAGATTATGCCCATTATTTGATACGTTGACGTCTTACGGATCGTAATATCTTAAAATTTTTATGCAAATCATGTTTTCCGctaagaaaaatatatttaaaaggaAATTACAATAGCGAATTTTGACACGTAATTCAAAGAAAAAATTTAGTCAAAACGCTAAATAATTATCTTATACGTAGATATTGTCAAATTATTTTTTCATGTGAATTTTAAGGTAATTTTCACTAGATTAAGTAAAATGAGAATGGTGGCTACAACCAGCAGAATAACAAATTCGCTACAAAAAGTATTTAATAACAAAATTTATTGgcttaatttgatttaaaaatgtGCAATAACATGAATATTAGTAATATCCATACATTAAGAAATAAGATTTTTGTAACCCCCGAATCAATGATATTGTCACAGGAACAATATGTTTGATTCCCTTAACACAGATTAGGAGATTATAATTTTTGCCAGCTTTCAGTGTTAATGCCAAGCCTCTTATAAATACCAAATGATTTTACTCTACAAATCAGAGCTTCAACATACATAAACATTGCTCCATTTGCTTTTCTTTTGGTTTCTGTTCTTGAAAGCTTGTTTAGAGATGGCCAAAAAGTTCAGCATTGGCCGCCAAAAGATCAAGATTGCCAAAATAGAGCGTAAGAATCACCTGCAAGTTACCTTCTCAAAGCGTCGATCAGGCCTTTTTAAGAAGGCGAGTGAGCTCTGTACACTTTGTGGAGTTGAGATTGCCATTATAGTCTTTTCTCCAGCTGGAAAAGTGTTCTCCTTTGGACATCCTAATGTTGAAGGTATAATTGATTGGTTTTTTAGTCGCAATCCTCCACCTTCAAACTCAAGCACTCTCCATCTCGTTGAAGCTCATCGTAGTATGACTGTTTGCGAGCTGAACTTCCATCTCACACAGATTTTCAATGAACTAGAGGGTGAGAGGAAGAGAGGAGAGGCACTTGATGACATGAGGCAAGCTAGCCAGAGCCAGTTTTGGTGGGAATCTCCAGTCGAAAAGATG
This sequence is a window from Apium graveolens cultivar Ventura chromosome 9, ASM990537v1, whole genome shotgun sequence. Protein-coding genes within it:
- the LOC141684993 gene encoding agamous-like MADS-box protein AGL62, with the translated sequence MAKKFSIGRQKIKIAKIERKNHLQVTFSKRRSGLFKKASELCTLCGVEIAIIVFSPAGKVFSFGHPNVEGIIDWFFSRNPPPSNSSTLHLVEAHRSMTVCELNFHLTQIFNELEGERKRGEALDDMRQASQSQFWWESPVEKMGFDELQQLKDCMEALKKNVNNQANSILIESANSNLPPFGFNGHRAFNQFEGKPNQIDPASHVPGYGYGNGYFGLSNFAA